From Kitasatospora sp. MAP12-44:
CGCGCAGGCGAAGTGGGCGGCGCGGTGCGGGGCGGCGATGTCGCCGAGCTGGGCGAGCAGCAGGTCCAGGTTGGCGCGGTCGTCGCCGTGCTTGCCGGCCCAGCGCGCGGAGAAGATGCCCGGCGCCCCGCCCAGCACGTCCACGCAGAGGCCGGAGTCGTCGGCGACCGCCGGCAGGCCGGTGGCCCGGGCCAGCGCGTGCGCCTTCAGCAGCGCGTTCTCGGCGAAGGTGACGCCGGTCTCGGCGACGTCCGGGATCTCGGGATAGGCGTCGGCGCCGACGAGTTCGACATCGAGGCCGGCGTCGCCGAGGATGGCGCGCAGCTCGGTGACCTTGTGCTGGTTGCGGGTGGCGAGGACGAGGCGTCGGGGAGTGCTCATGGCCCCAGCGTAGTCAGTGTCAGCTCGCGCAGACCTTGGTCAGGTTGCCCGCGGCGTCGCCCAGCGGCCCGAGGTCGGGGACCTGCTTGGCGTCTATCGCCTTCTGCGTCTGGTCCGCCTGCGCCTGCAGGTCGGTGACGGCCTTGGCGACGTCCGTGTTGCCCGCGTTCTTGCCGAGCTTGTCGAGGTCGGCGCGCAGGTTCGCCAGCGCCTTGCCGGCCGCCGTCGGGTTGTTGGCGGAGTTGTTGTAGGCGCTGTTCAGCTGACCGAGGTCGGTGCCGACCTTGACCGCGGTGTTGCCGCAGTCCATCGCCTTCTGCGCGGCGGAGCAACTCACGGCGCTGAGCGGGAGGAGGAGGATCAGCGCGGCCGCGGCGAGGGTGGCGGGGCGGGTGATGCTGTAGGGCATCGTGGTCCTCCGGTGCAGGCGGTTCAGCGGTGAGCTTGCACAGAGAACGACGGCTCCGGCACGGCCCGCGGTTCCCCGCACGCAGCTGCGGAGCTTCTGCGGGGAACCGTACGGCTTCGGCGGGCGGCCTGTACAGCCCGCCGAACCGGTGACGCCGTCAGCCCTCCAGCACCTTGCGCTGGATCTCGTCGAGCTCGGCGCAGCCGAGAGTGCCCAGGTCGAGCAGCTGGTTGAGCAGGTCCCGGTCGAAGGGGGCGCCCTCGGCGGTGCCCTGGACCTCGACGAAGCGACCGTCCGAGGTGCAGACGATGTTCATGTCGGTCTCGGCCCGGACGTCCTCCTCGTAGCGCAGGTCGAGCATCGGCACGCCGTCGATGATCCCGACGCTGACCGCGCTGACGCCGCCGGTGATCGGCTGGCCCTTGGCGCGCAGCAGCTTCTTCTCGCGGGCCCAGGAGACGGCGTCGACCAGCGCGACGTAGGCGCCGGTGATGGCGGCGGTGCGGGTGCCGCCGTCGGCCTGCAGGACATCGCAGTCGAGCACGATGGTGTTCTCGGCCAGCGCCCGGTGGTCGATCACGGCGCGCAGCGAGCGGCCGATCAGGCGGCTGATCTCGTGGGTGCGCCCGCCGATCTTGCCGCGGACGGACTCGCGGTCGCCGCGGGTGTTGGTGGCGCGGGGCAGCATGGCGTACTCGGCGGTGACCCAGCCCTCCCCGCTGCCCTTGCGCCAGCGCGGGACGCCTTCGGTGACGCTTGCGGTGCAGAGGACTTTGGTGTCCCCGTAACTGACGAGGACGGAGCCCTCGGCGTGCTTGCTCCAGCCGCGCTCGATGGTGATCGGGCGGAGCTGTTCGGCGGTGCGGCCGTCGATACGTGACATAGCGTCTGAGCGTAGTCGCTCCGGCGCGGGCGGCGGTGCCCGGACAGCGGCACGGCCCGTCGCCGCGGTGCGGTGACGGGCCGTGCGGACGCAGCGACGGCTGCGCTCAGGCGGAGGTCACATCATGTCCTCGATCTCGGAGGCGATCGGGTCGGCGTCGGTGCCGATGACGACCTGGATCGCGGTGCCCATCTTGACGACCCCGTGGGCGCCGGCGGCCTTGAGGGCGGCCTCATCGACGAGGGAGGCGTCGTTCACCTCGGTGCGCAGGCGCGTGATGCAGCCCTCGACCTCCTCGATGTTCTCGATACCGCCGAGACCGGCGACGATCTTCTCAGCCTTGCTGGCCATGCTTTCTCCGTAAGGTGTGAGGTGCCTTGTGGTGGCGCTGCGGTGACGCGGGCTCAGCGGCCGGGTGGGTTCCGGCGCGACCAGCATCGCCCGGTTCGTTCCGTTCCGCCACGTCTATCCACGTTCGGACCAGTTCCGACGTGGATCCGACGTGGATCCGGCGGCACGCGGGACCTGTCACAACTGGTCTACACCAGTCGCGGCCCTACGCCAAAAACGTGACCTCGATCCCGATCACCGGGATGGCGGCCGGAGATTTTTGACCCCGGCAGCGTACGTGTTACACAGGAATGGCACTTTGGTGGTGTAGACCAATGGATCGCAAAGATCGTTAATCCTCAACAAGGTTTCGATTTCATAGCGCTTCCCACCTGCGGGGCCGCCGGGGGTTCCCCGGCCTCCTGGGACCGTGCTACAAAACTGGTCTACACCACTAGTGGTGTAGACCAGTTCGCGCGTCGGACCAGGCCCGATTCCCGACCGACCCGCCCTGCCGTTAGGAACCACCCCCCCATGAGTACGACTGCGCAGGCACCGGCGCCCGCCTCGTCGCCGGAACCCTCGGCAGCGAGAAAACTCGGTCAGAGCACGCTGCAGGGCATGCAGAAGATGGGCCGCAGCCTCCAGCTGCCGATCGCCGTCCTGCCGGCCGCCGGACTGCTACTCCGGCTGGGTCAGGACGACGTGTTCGGCAAGGACGGCCTCGGCTGGGACAAGGTCGCCTCGGTGTTCGCGGCGGCCGGCGGCGCGCTGCTGGACACCGGCCTCGGCCTGCCGCTGCTGTTCGCCGTCGGCATCGCGATCGGCTTCGCCAAGAAGGCGGACGGCTCGACCGCGCTGGCCGCCGTGGTCGGCTTCCTGGTCT
This genomic window contains:
- the rdgB gene encoding RdgB/HAM1 family non-canonical purine NTP pyrophosphatase; the protein is MSTPRRLVLATRNQHKVTELRAILGDAGLDVELVGADAYPEIPDVAETGVTFAENALLKAHALARATGLPAVADDSGLCVDVLGGAPGIFSARWAGKHGDDRANLDLLLAQLGDIAAPHRAAHFACAAALALPDGTERVVEGRLLGELRTTPAGEGGFGYDPILQPLGDTRTCAELTPDEKNAISHRGQAFRALAPLVRELLG
- the rph gene encoding ribonuclease PH, whose product is MSRIDGRTAEQLRPITIERGWSKHAEGSVLVSYGDTKVLCTASVTEGVPRWRKGSGEGWVTAEYAMLPRATNTRGDRESVRGKIGGRTHEISRLIGRSLRAVIDHRALAENTIVLDCDVLQADGGTRTAAITGAYVALVDAVSWAREKKLLRAKGQPITGGVSAVSVGIIDGVPMLDLRYEEDVRAETDMNIVCTSDGRFVEVQGTAEGAPFDRDLLNQLLDLGTLGCAELDEIQRKVLEG
- a CDS encoding PTS glucose/sucrose transporter subunit IIB; this encodes MASKAEKIVAGLGGIENIEEVEGCITRLRTEVNDASLVDEAALKAAGAHGVVKMGTAIQVVIGTDADPIASEIEDMM